Proteins from a genomic interval of Chitinophagales bacterium:
- a CDS encoding NADAR family protein, whose amino-acid sequence MKYKKLESGYRIYSIKYSCIFKKNKEKFGGLSNMSVFYPLEVNNLKVKSSEALYQACKFPFDKDLQSRIISEKSPFIAKMISKGNSSRIDWMQIRVNVMRWVIQLKLAQNYYSFGKLLEQTKGKNIVENSDRDLFWGAKRINDLEFQGMNVLGRLLMELRHNYFEKSRDEIVLVEPPKIDDFLFLGEKIKTIDMRGKYNKPL is encoded by the coding sequence TGAAATATAAAAAGTTAGAAAGCGGATATAGAATTTACTCAATTAAATATTCTTGTATTTTTAAAAAAAATAAAGAAAAATTTGGTGGGTTATCCAATATGTCCGTTTTCTATCCATTAGAAGTTAATAATTTGAAAGTCAAATCATCTGAAGCACTCTATCAAGCTTGCAAATTTCCTTTTGATAAAGATTTACAGAGCAGAATTATTAGTGAAAAAAGTCCTTTTATTGCAAAAATGATTTCAAAGGGAAATTCTTCTAGAATAGATTGGATGCAAATTAGAGTGAATGTAATGAGATGGGTTATACAACTAAAGTTAGCGCAAAATTATTATTCTTTTGGAAAGTTATTAGAACAAACCAAAGGTAAAAATATTGTAGAAAACTCTGATAGAGACTTGTTTTGGGGAGCTAAAAGGATAAATGATTTAGAATTTCAAGGTATGAATGTGCTTGGTAGATTATTAATGGAACTGAGACATAATTACTTCGAAAAATCAAGAGATGAAATAGTTTTAGTTGAGCCACCTAAAATAGATGATTTTTTATTTTTAGGAGAAAAAATTAAAACAATTGACATGAGAGGGAAGTATAACAAACCTCTATAA